The following are encoded in a window of Geobacter metallireducens GS-15 genomic DNA:
- a CDS encoding DUF167 domain-containing protein, translating into MVKKPFYTWDGDTLVLNILGTPNAKRDAIGKVKGHQLCVSVTAIPRAGRATDHMVRFLADEFGVSVGDIQVVFGRMNVNKQLRIKAPKRLPPLIGQQEFPL; encoded by the coding sequence ATGGTGAAGAAACCTTTTTATACATGGGATGGTGATACCCTGGTGCTTAATATCCTCGGCACGCCCAATGCCAAACGGGACGCCATCGGCAAGGTGAAGGGTCACCAGCTCTGTGTTAGTGTGACGGCTATCCCCCGCGCCGGGCGGGCGACCGACCATATGGTACGATTTCTGGCTGACGAATTCGGCGTATCGGTCGGAGATATTCAGGTTGTGTTCGGGCGCATGAATGTCAATAAACAGTTGCGGATCAAGGCGCCGAAACGGTTGCCGCCGCTCATCGGGCAGCAGGAATTTCCTCTCTGA
- a CDS encoding DUF3820 family protein: MEQYPSNDHEQLLELATMRMPFGKYQGRRLIDLPEPYVVWFAGQGFPEGKLGTMLRAVYEIKVNGLEYLFDRLR, translated from the coding sequence ATGGAACAGTATCCTTCCAATGACCACGAACAGCTGCTGGAACTGGCCACCATGCGGATGCCCTTTGGCAAATATCAGGGGCGCCGCCTCATCGATCTGCCGGAGCCCTATGTCGTCTGGTTTGCCGGGCAGGGCTTTCCCGAAGGGAAGCTGGGCACCATGCTGCGCGCCGTCTATGAAATCAAGGTAAACGGGCTCGAATATCTGTTCGACCGGTTGCGGTGA